The genomic segment GGTGTTGCAATTATAATTGGTATTAAGAAAAAAACTAAATCAAAAAAACTTGCAGAACTTTTTATGTATGATTTATATGGAAAAAGAGATTTTAAATATGAATTCTTGAATAAAAATAGTTTGAAGAGCTTAGATTTTAAACAAATAAAATATAGTGAACCTGATTTTTATTTCTTTAACAAAAACCTTGATTTGGAATATGAATATAAAAAGAATATTTATATAAAAGATTTTTTTCATTTAAACTGTGTTGGTATTGCAACTTCTAGGGATGGCTTAGTAATTGATGATAATAAAGAAAAATTAGAGTCTAAACTTCAAGAATTTTTTGATAATGATAAAGCATATGTTCAAAATATAATGAAAGTAAAAGAAAATAGTAGTTTCAAAATTGATAAAATAAAAGAAATATCAACTTTAAATTTTTCTTTTATTAAACCTTATTCGTATAGAACTTTTGATATTAGATATATTTATTATAGTAGTAGTTTTATTGAAAGAAGTAGAGAAAATGTAATGAAACATTTTACTAAAGATAATATTGGACTTATTACAAATAGACAATGTCAAACAGAAAATTATCAACATACATTTATTACAAAAGTTATGAATGATTTACATATAACAGAAACAGCAAATGCAAATCCATATACTTTCCCATTATATTTATACCCAGATGAAAACTCTCTAACAAATGAACCAATACCAAATTTCAATATGGAAATTATAAAAGATATAGAGAAGAGTTTAAATCTTAATTTCGGAAATTTGACTTTAGTCCAATCACTAGAAAAAACTGGTGGGACTGAAGTTTTACTTCCAAAAGAAAAAATAGATGGAACTGAAGATTTACTTCCAAAAAAAGAGTTTCAAGCTCTTGATTTGTTTGATTATATTTATGCAGTTTTACATAGTCCAAATTATAGAGAAAAATACAAAGAGTTTCTAAAAATAGACTTCCCAAGAGTTCCATATCCAAAGCCTGAAACTTTTTGGCAACTGGTTAGTTTGGGAGGAAAATTAAGAAGCTTACATTTACTAGAAGATACAAGTTTAGATGAAAGGATCATAGATATAAAAGGTGAGGGCGAACTACTTATCAAAAATAGTCTAAATAAAAAAGATTTTAGTGTAGAAAATTCTCAGGTAGAGCTTAGATTAAATGATGAAATTAGTATTATAAATATTCCTTTGGTTGCATGGGAGTTTTATATAGGTGGTTATCAACCTGCTCAAAAGTGGTTAAAAGATAGAGTGGGAAGAACACTAAACAGAGCCGATATGAAGCACTATAATCGCGTTATAAATGCACTTTATATGACAAACAATATTATGAAATCTATAGATAAGATTGCTCATTTATAAGCTTAATTATAGCTTGTTAAGTAGCTAATACCACTACTTTATTCCTTTATTAAAGGAAATAAATTTAATAATTTATTTCCAAAAGTCCCATAATTATTGACATTTAACCGCACTTAAGTTATAATCCGCGTCCACTTAATGTGGTTAGAGCCATTTTTTGGTGTCTAACGAGTTCTTTAAAGGAAAAAAATATATGGAAAAAATCAGATTAAAGCTAAAAGCTTATGATCATAGAGTTTTAGACAGAAGTGTTGCTTCAATAGTTGAAGCTGTTAAAAGAACTGGTGCTGATTTAAGAGGTCCTATTCCTCTTCCTACAAAAATCAGAAGATATACAGTTATCAAAGGTCCTCACGTAAACAAAGATTCAAGAGAGCAGTTTGAGATTAGAGTTCATTCAAGAATTATAGACATTATTTCAGCAACAGCTGATACAGTTGATTCATTAATGAAACTAGACTTAGCTCCAGAGGTTGATGTTGAAGTAAGATCAATGGGTCAAGAATAAGTAGAAAGGGTAATACAAGATGGAATTTATAGTTCAAAAAATCGGTATGAGTAGAACAGTATCTGTTCCTAGTACAGCGGTTACACTTTTAAAAGTTATTGATACAAAAGTATGTCAAGTAACTGATGGTGTAGCACTAGTTTCTTATAGCAGCGGTAAAAAATTTAACAAAGCTATTGAGGGACAACAAAAAAAATATAACCTATCTAAAGAGTTTAACAGATTTGCAACAATTACTGTAGCAAATAGTGAAGCTGGAGATTTAGATGTTGCTGGTTTAGGTGAAGCAAAAATCGTTAAAACAACTTTTAGAACAAAAGGTAGAGGTTTTACTGGTGTTGTAAAAAGATGGAATTTTGCTGGTGGAAGAGGTTCTCACGGACATAGAATGGGTAGAAGAACAGGTTCAATTGGTAACTGTGAGTTCCCAGGAAGAGTTCAACCAGGTAAGAAAATGCCAGGACAATACGGAAATACAAATGTATCTGTAAAAAATGAAGTTTTATCATTTGATGCGGAAGCTGGAGTTTTAGTTCTTAAAGGTTCAGTATCTGGTCCAAATGGTTCATTAGGAAAAGTAAAGGTTGCTAAATGAGTAAAGCAATAGTATTAAATACAAAATTTGAAAATAGTGGTGAAGTAGTTTTACCTGCTAATTATGAAGAGATAAATAAACACAATTTATACTTATATGTAAAATCGTATTTATCATCTTTAAGATCTAATACAGCAGCTGCAAAAACTAGAGCACAAGTAAGTGGTGGTGGTAAAAAACCTAAAGCACAAAAAGGTAGTGGAGCAGCAAGATGGGGATCTAAAAGATCACCTTTATTTGTTGGCGGTGGAGTTACTTTTGGTCCTACAAAAAGAAACTACGAGCAAAAAGTAAACAAAAAACAAAAAGCTTTAGCACTTAAATATGCTTTAAATGCACAAGCTAGTAATGGTTCACTTTTTGCTGTTGATTCAGTTAAATTAGAATCAGGTAAAACTAAAGATGCGGTTGCAGTTTTAAGTAAATTAAACAAAAGAGATACATTAATTGTAGTTGATACAATTGATGAAAAAACTTATTTAGCGTTTAGAAATATTAAAAACTGTTATATGATTGAAAAGCAAGAAGTAAATGCATACTTAATTGCTGTATATCACTCTGTACTAATTGAAAAATCAGTACTAGAAGCATTAACAAAAGAGGCTTAAGATGGCAGATATAACAGATATTAAATCAATTTTATATACAGAAAAAACAATCGAGCTTCAAGAAAATGGTGTAATCGTTGTTCAAACTAGTCCTAGAATGACTAAAACGGGTTTAAAAGAGGTTTTCAAAGAGTATTTTGGCGTTGTTCCAACAAAAATTAACTCTTTAAGACAAGAAGGAAAAGTTAAAAGATTTAAAGGAAAACTTGGAAAAAGAGTTGACTTCAAAAAATTCTATGTAACATTACCAGAAGGCGCAGCAATTGCGAACCTTTCAGCATAAGGAGTAAAAAATGGCAATTAAAAAATTTAGACCTATAACTCCTGCTAGAAGATTTATGTCAGTTATTGATAGCTCTGATATTACTTCAAAACCAACAGTTAAATCTTTACTTGTAAGAGTAAAAGCAAATGCTGGTAGAAATAATAACGGAAGAATTACTTCAAGACACAAAGAAGCAGGTGCAAAAAAACTATACAGAATTATTGATTTCAAAAGAGATAAATTCGATGTTGTTGGTACTGTTGCAACTATTGAGTATGACCCATATAGAAATTGTAGAATTAGCTTAATTTCTTATGCTGATGGAGATAAAAGATATATTATTCAACCTGCTGGATTAAAAGTAGGAGATAAAGTTCAAGCTGCTGCTTCAGGACTTGATATTTTACCAGGAAATGCAATGAGATTGGTAAATATTCCTATTGGAACAATGGTTCATAATATTGAGTTAAAACCAGGAAAAGGTGCACAATTTGCTAGATCAGCTGGTGGATATGCACAAATTATGGGAAGAGAAGATAAATATGTTATCTTAAGATTACCATCTGGTGAAATGAGAAAAATCCTTAATGTTTGTATG from the Aliarcobacter cryaerophilus ATCC 43158 genome contains:
- the rpsJ gene encoding 30S ribosomal protein S10, translating into MEKIRLKLKAYDHRVLDRSVASIVEAVKRTGADLRGPIPLPTKIRRYTVIKGPHVNKDSREQFEIRVHSRIIDIISATADTVDSLMKLDLAPEVDVEVRSMGQE
- the rplC gene encoding 50S ribosomal protein L3; the protein is MEFIVQKIGMSRTVSVPSTAVTLLKVIDTKVCQVTDGVALVSYSSGKKFNKAIEGQQKKYNLSKEFNRFATITVANSEAGDLDVAGLGEAKIVKTTFRTKGRGFTGVVKRWNFAGGRGSHGHRMGRRTGSIGNCEFPGRVQPGKKMPGQYGNTNVSVKNEVLSFDAEAGVLVLKGSVSGPNGSLGKVKVAK
- the rplD gene encoding 50S ribosomal protein L4, with amino-acid sequence MSKAIVLNTKFENSGEVVLPANYEEINKHNLYLYVKSYLSSLRSNTAAAKTRAQVSGGGKKPKAQKGSGAARWGSKRSPLFVGGGVTFGPTKRNYEQKVNKKQKALALKYALNAQASNGSLFAVDSVKLESGKTKDAVAVLSKLNKRDTLIVVDTIDEKTYLAFRNIKNCYMIEKQEVNAYLIAVYHSVLIEKSVLEALTKEA
- a CDS encoding 50S ribosomal protein L23; its protein translation is MADITDIKSILYTEKTIELQENGVIVVQTSPRMTKTGLKEVFKEYFGVVPTKINSLRQEGKVKRFKGKLGKRVDFKKFYVTLPEGAAIANLSA
- the rplB gene encoding 50S ribosomal protein L2; translated protein: MAIKKFRPITPARRFMSVIDSSDITSKPTVKSLLVRVKANAGRNNNGRITSRHKEAGAKKLYRIIDFKRDKFDVVGTVATIEYDPYRNCRISLISYADGDKRYIIQPAGLKVGDKVQAAASGLDILPGNAMRLVNIPIGTMVHNIELKPGKGAQFARSAGGYAQIMGREDKYVILRLPSGEMRKILNVCMATIGVVGNGDYINMVIGKAGRTRHLGIRPQTRGSAMNPIDHPHGGGEGKTNSGRHPVTPWGMPTKGYKTRKKKASDKLIISRKKK